In Rhodopirellula islandica, the sequence CTTCGACGTCTACAACGGGACGCGAATGAAGGCGATGCTCGCGCAGGGCATGGTCGACCCAGACCAAAAGGACGCTCCGCTGGGGCGGATCGCCGCTGCGATGCCAGAGGAGCTTTCGCGGAAACTCCAACGAGTGGGGGAAGGCGACGAGGTCCGGATTCCGTTGCCGATGCTGACGGATGCACTGAACGAGTTGATCGATCAAGACTTTAAACTCGCCACCAACGCTCCAGATGCTGACGAAGAGTCCGGCGAAACGTCCGAAAAAGCCTCCGATTCGCGTCACTGGTACGATGCCCAAGCCTGGCAGGAAACCGTTCGACTTCGGGAGCTGCGTGAACTGGATGAAAAGCCGGCGGAGGAGTTGGCCGATTCGCTAATCCGGCGTCGGGCCAGACTTCGGATCGAGGCCGCGTTACCGGGAGTCTTCGAAGCTCGAAGTGCTCGATCGGTGTTGTTGACGTACGGGACATTGGATTTTCCGACTGGGTTTGAAATTGATCGAACTCAATTCGAATCCTTGTTCAATCAGTTTGTGATTCCGACCCTGGTTCACTGGCTGCTTGGTTTCGTGCTGGTCTTCCTCGGTGTCTTGGTCACCGCATCCATGATCCCCGACATGCTGCAAACCGGGTCGCTGCACCTGCTGCTGAGCAAACCCGTTTCCCGTCCGGCGTTGCTGCTGGCGAAGTTCGTCGGTGGATGCGCGTTTGTGTTCTTGTGCGTGGCTCAGTTGGTCATCGGACTGTATCTGATTGCGGGAATGCGGCTGGAGATCTGGAATCCCAGAATCCTGTGGTGCATTCCCGTTGCTGTCTTTCTGTTCGCTGTTTTCTTCAGCGTGTCTGTGCCGGCTGGATTGAAGTGGCGTTCCCCCATCATTTCAATCGCAGCGGCGGGAGCTCTGGCTGCGATCTGCCTCGTGTTCAGCATCATCGCGGGCGTGTTCGACACTCGGATTGTTCAGCCGGAACGCATTTCCGGCCTGGTTCGAGCGGGGGATGATTTGATCTCGGTCACCAACGGCGGCGGGTTGAACCGGATGGACGAGGATCAACAGCAGTGGGTGCCTGTGATCGAAAGCAAAGCGATGTCCAACGATCGCGTTTTGCGGCCTGTTGCAATCGATGACGATCATGTTCTGACTGCGAGAATTCGCAATGGAAAATTCAACCCATTCGGCTCGGGGTCGCTCGATCTGATCGTGTTGGCACGCGACAACGATTGGAAGCCTCAACCTGGATTGCGATTGCCAACCGCGACTGAACGTTTGATTCCCATTGGACTGACGGACAAGTCCGGCTCGGGACAGACCTTGGCGGTCAACACCGCGGATTTGCTGATCACCCAAAACCGGGACATCCTCTCGTCAATCGGCAAGCAGGTCAAAGAGGAATCCGACGATCCAGACAGTGACAGCGACGGTGGTGCGGACGGTCGATCTCCGCGGGGACAATCGGCGGATTCCATTGGTGCTTGGTTGAGCACCCTTGTGACGATGCAAGGCGGCGCCACGGAAGAATTCGTTTCGATCCTGCCGCGAAATGTGGCGCTGAGTCCCCCGATTCGGCTAGCGGTTCCCTTGGACGCGGCTGATTTGAACGGGGAGAGTGCAAGCGAATCGACGCGTTTGTTGATTCTCAATGGAAGCCAATTGCAGCAATTGGTACCCGATGGCGATCCGACGGAGAATGTCTGGCAGCGGGATCTCACAGCTGATTTGCCTCGTTCAGACACTCCCTTGCCTCCCGTGTTGGCTGCCTCGAACCGATATGTCGTCGCCAGCACCGGTGATGAGGTGGCGCGCGTGTTCACCACCAAGGATCTGAGTGAGATCTTCGCTGGCGATTGGCCCGATGACATCGCGCCGCTTTCACTGCACGCTGTCGCGGAAGACCTGTTCTTGGTTGTGACAACAGAAGGCAGTGGCCATCTGCTACGCGTGGTTGAAAAACAAGGTGATGAACCGGGCTCGGAAAATCACCCGTTGCAAGTGGTCGCCACACTCCCGGTGGATGAGATTGAAACCGCAATGGTGGAGTTCACGCCGGACTCATCGGTGGTCCAGTTGGTCGTCGCTCATGACGTCGACCGAGTCAGCGAATTCCATGTCAGCAGCCAGGCGGACACGGCTGACCTGAGTGTCGTTCGTAGCATCGAACCGAAACGATCGTTTTGGCGCCGCGTCGATCGGTATGGAATTGGGTTGCTGGAATTGCTGACGCCTCAGGTGCTCGCACTGGGTGACACCACCGCAGGGATGGTCTCTGGCAAAAAGGCGTTCATTGTCGGCGGTGGCGACATGGAGGCAGGGGAAGTCGTCCGCTATGGAATCGCGACGCCAATCATCAGCTGTGGTGTCTTCATCGCCGTCATGCTGACGTTGAGCTGCGTCTACTTTGCTCGCAGCGATTTCTGAACAACTGCTGAACAACTGGATGTTTGGAACGAGCGGCGTCAGAGCTTAAGAGCCTGAACGCAATTCCGCGCGGTTAAATTCACGTTGGCTCAATCGGTTGCACAAGGAGATGGCAAGCGTGCATCGCGGTCCCAGGTCCAGTTGTAGGGATTGGTTGGATGGGGAAACAAAATGCGTTGCGTGTCTCCGCAATGCACCGAGTGACAAGCTGCCTGAGCATAACGGAGGGCTAGTGTAGAGAGCCCCAACTACATTCTCAGAAAGCTTCTCTTAGGCGGGGACAATATGCATGTGCAGTACCGATCGAATTCTATTCGTGGACGACGACACAATCGTCTTGCGGGTGCTCCGTCGTAGCATGGAAGACAACTACGACGTCGAGACCGCAGAATCGGGCCAACGGGCTCTCGAAATTCTTCGCAGCAGTGAGCCAATCAGTTGCGTGGTCAGCGACATGCGGATGCCCGCGATGGATGGCATTGAGTTGGTTCAGACGATTGCGATCGAGTGGCCCGAGGTTCCATGCATCATTCTGACTGGCAACCAGGACGAAGAGAGCGAGCGACGAGCGATCAACGAATCCAACGTCTTCCGATTGATGAACAAGCCTTCGCCACGCATTGAAATCATCGAGGCGATCGAGAGCGCGCTCCAACATCGCAGAGAAAAGCGTCTTCCGCCATCGTCCAATTCCCCGTTCACCGTGAGTGCGTGAACAACGATTGGTCGTCACTCTTCTTTGACGGACGAAGTCCCCAGCCTCGGGCTACCTCATGCAACGTACCATTCTTCTATCCATTCTGATTGCCTGCATCGGGGTGTTCGCGACGGTTGCCACTGTGGAGATGGTGCGTCAATCCGCATTGAGGCATGACCGGCAGCGATTCGACCACATGGCAGATCGCTTGCAAGGCGAGTTTCAGCGCCGCATGCAACAAAGCGAATTGGGATTGATTGCTGTTCAGTGTCTCTTCTCTGCCAACGAACAGGTTGAGTATTCCGACTTCATTCGACTGCTCTCACAAATTGATCGCGAAGATGAATTCCTGGGCGCCGAAGCGTTCGGGTACTTGGCAGTTGTTCCTGACACCGCAGAAGCGACGCAACAACTCAACGCAGAGTTGGTGGCGTCCGGCTTGAATCCATTGCGGGTCACGACCCACGAAGCGGCTGGATTGCACTTCAATGACGTCGAGACTGACAAGCTGATTCCTGGTCGGTTCATCATCAAATTTGTTCAGCCCAATACGCGTTTCGATTGCGCCGTTGGACTGGATCTTGGCGAGGATCGTCTCCGCCGAGAAACAGCCGAACGTTCCGCAAGGACAGGAATGGCGTGCATCACCCCACGCTTGCAGTTGATGGGGAGTGATCCCGACGAATCTGGTTTCCTGTTCATGATGCCACACTATCGAGGCACCCCAAGGACGGAAGCGGAACGTTTGAACTCAATCGTTGGTTGGGTCGGCATGGCCCTTGATGGTGCATCGGTGTTCGAGAATCTGGAAGCTGCCACGGGGAATGAACTGGGTTACAGGTTGTTCATTCAAGAGGGGCTCCATTCCCAGTTTCAACTTGCATCCAGCCAGAGTGATTCCAGCGAGAGTTCCCTTGGCTTCCAGCGACGCACATCCGAATTGATCGCGGGACAACTGTGGAATGTGGAAGTCTTCCCAACAAAGGATTTCGCCACGACCGTTCATTCGCTTGTATGGACGATTGCCGTTGGTGGAGGATGCTTCACGTTGGTGGTCTTCATTCTGGTGTTGACCTTGAGCACCCACGCGTATCGAGCGCAAAAACTCGCGTCCCATATGCTTGTTGACCTACGCCGGCTGGCGATGGTTGCCGAACGCACAACGAATGAGGTGGTCATCACGGATGTGGATCGAAAGATCACGTGGGTCAATGAAGGGTTCATCCGCAACACGGGGTATCAGTTGAGTGAGGTGGAAGGCCAATCTCCGGGGGACATTTTCCAGTGCAATGATACGGATCCCAACACTCTCCAGTTGATTCAAGAGGCTCTCGCCAATCAGAAGGGGTTTTGTGGTGAACTACTGAATCAACGCAAGGATGGGACTCGATACTGGGTCTACCTCGACATTCAGCCACTTCTTGATGATGACGGGGAGCAGGTCGGTTTTTTGGCGATCAAAAATGACGTCACGGAAGCCCATGAGGCCGCAGCACGTATCAAACGCGTGAACGAACGAATGGAATATGCTCTCGACGGGGGACAAATGTCGATCTGGGACTGGGACATTTCCAAAGGAAGGATCGTCTACGACAGTCGCGGCTATGAAGTCACCGGGCATCATTCACCCGAAGGTGGTGACCCAGCGAATGTATGGTTCGAACGAATTCACCCGGAAGACCTGGCCCAAGTGGAATCAGAAATCAATCGCTGTATTTCGGGCGAAAAAGAAGGTTTCGTCATTGAATGGCGGTGCATGCAAGAGAACGGGGACTTCAGTTGGTTGTTTGCCCGCGGCCATGTCGTGCAGCGTGATGAGGCCGGGCAAGCCACCTACGTGGCCGGGACGACCATGGAGATCAATGAACGCAAGCGAGTCGAATTGGCCCTCGTTGAAAGCCAAAAGCGTTCGCAGGCTGTTTTCAATTCATCGCAAGATGCCATTGTGTTTCTTTCCAATGGGGAACTCTTGGATTGCAACCCACGAACCCTTGAACTGTTCGGGTTTGAAAGCCTCCGCGATATGGCACGTTTCGATCTCGTTTCGCTCTCACCAGAATTGCAACCCGACGGGAAACGCTCGGACGTCGAAGCAAGCAAGATCATGGACCTTCTCAATACCGATGGGAAGATTCACTTTGAGTGGACCCACATGTCCAATGATGGAAGATGTTTTGACTGTGACATCTCGGTTGTGTCGTTCAATTTGTCGGGGCAGGTCTACCAGCAAGCCGTGTTGCGTGACATCTCCAACAAAAAGGAAATGCAACGACAGCTTTCACAGACACAGAAACTGGAAAGCATTGGCCAGTTGGCAGCTGGTGTTGCTCACGAAATCAACACCCCGATGCAGTGCGTGTTTGGGAATGTGGAATACCTGAACATGGCATTCGACAAAGCGTTTCAACTGATCAACACGTATCGCGAATTGCGAGACGATTCCGAGCCCAGTGAATTGGCAAAGGAAGTCGTTCAAAAGGCAGAGTTGGGCTGTCGTTTTGATTCCTTGCAGCACAACATCACCGAGTCAATCCAAGAAGCTCATGATGCCGCCAACCGAGTGATTGATATCGTTCGCGCGATGAAGACCATGTCGCACCCGGGCACCTCAGCAAAGTCCACCACGGATCTGAACCGATTGATTCGTGACGCGACGATTGTTGCGAGAAACCATTGGAAGTACGTCGCCAGTTTGGAATTGAATTTGGATGATGCTGTCCATTCGCTTCCGGTGTTCCCGGCTCAAATGAGCCAAGTGATCTTGAATTTGGTGGTCAACTCCGCGGATGCGATCGCAGAAGGGCGTGAGCAGGAGTCGTCGGAACTGGGAGTCATTTCGGTCTCCACTCAGATGGCGGAAGATCACGTGCGCATCACAGTGATGGACACCGGCAATGGGATGTCTGAGAGCGTTCGCAGTCGCGTCTTTGATCCGTTCTTTACAACCAAAGACGTTGGCAAAGGTACCGGCCAGGGAATGGCGATTGCTTACGATGTGATCGTCAACCAACACGGGGGGACGATTCAGGTGGATTCCTCGCCTGGGCAAGGCGCGTGCTTCACGATCCTGCTTCCAATTGAAGTGGAGACAAAACCGGTGATCGGCGACCTGAGTGAGAGTTCAGGTGGGCTGAGTGTCGCAGTTGGAGCGTCTCAGTTCCAATCCTAGTGGTCTGCCACGACTTCTTCTTAGGGTGGTGGACGAAGCGACGAGTCCTGAACTGGCGTCAAATTCAAGGACTCGTCGCCTCGCCCACCACGATCAACCCTCACTTTTAGCTGTGACAAACCACCAGCCACCGTGAGGTCAAAATCAGATGCTGGGATAAGTCTGTGAGCGGGAGGGTCTGCTTTCGATCTTCGATCTGCCAGCGTGGATGGTGGCGTACCCAGTTCACTTGGTCGAACAGAACTGCCGCGTTGTTTCCGAAAATGTGGCGGAAATCGAATCCGTTGCCTCATCGATTCGCGTTCTCGTCTGGGACCGGATGGGGGGCGGATGCCATCGGTGGCTCGGACGCGTGCTCCAGCATTGAGATGCAATCGTTTCGAAAGCGAGCATAACCAACACCAATGGTGAGGATGCAATACGCAGCAACCATCGGTTTGGACGCCCCTGCCTGAAACAACCTTGGCGCGTCCAGAAATGCTTCGCCGCTGAACCAAGCCAGTGCCAAGTACGTGCCGTTGGCGAGCAGGCAAAAGTCGGCAACGAACCACAACACTCGTCGATTTGCGCCGAGTGCGATTGCGACCGGTACAAGGACCCCGAGGACCGGTCCCGACCACAGTGTGATCAGCGGTGCGGGATCCGGTGAATGGATCGAATACGGTAGATGCCATGGTCGAAGGTCGATCTCAATCAAGGTCGCACCGCTGATCCAACCACCAACCACATGACCAAGTTCGTGAGACTGAGTCATTGCCAACCAACTCAACAACATCCATCCTGCAAAACGAACGGTCACGCGGATCGACTGGGACAAGTTCGTCGTCATGCTGCTATTGAGGCCCTGTCATTTCCCAAATCACACCACGCGTGGTTGCCGGATCAATGAAACCGGCCTTCTTGCTCAGCACTCCATCGTGAGGCGTCTCGTTTTTAGGCGTCATTCGCCTTGCCGGCAACTCTGCAAATGTTTGCCCGACATCGGTGGTCTCAAAGCAAAGGTGATGAAGCCCCTCTCCGTTTTGATTCAAATGATCCATCAAGGGATGATCGTCCGTCAATGGCTGGACGAGTTGCAGATGCAGGTTTCCCATGTCCAAGTGGGTCAGTCGTACGTTTCCAGACTGAATGTATTCGTCCACAACGACTGGCAAACCGAGTTGATCGCGGTAAAACGCGAGAGCCTCGTCTGTATCGCGAACCACGATGGCGATGTGATCGAGTTTCTTGAAAAGTGGTGTCTCAGACACGGGAACCTCTAGGAATGAAATCAGGCTTTGAGTTTTTGAAACGCTTCGAGCAATGCGTTTGGACCACCCACGTTTCCAGGGAAGACAACGTAAGCGATCCCCGGTAGGTGGCTGTCGGCTGGCATTTTCCAAACGGGGACACCAGGAAGAATTTGCCCGAGGACCGTCGCGTGCTTGGCTCCCAACCCCTTGGTGGCAACGTCACTGGAGGTGATGCCACCTTTGGCAATCAGGAATCGAGGACGCTGAGTGAGACTGCTGACGACTGAAACGAGAGCTTTCGAAACTTGGTTTCCAATGGCGAGACTCGCTGCCGCATCGGTCCCGGTTACCAATTTCCGAGAAGATGAAAGGACGACGTTGAAGTTTTCCAGCCCATCGTTCACGGCGGTGACGATTTCCTGCAAGTACGATTCGCTTTCATCCCCCAGTAGCTTGTCGACGTCCAAGACGACCGATGTCAGATCGGATTCGTTGTCGAGCAAACACCTCAGTTGTTCAGTTGTCTTGGGGACGTACGAGCCGACGACAACCAGACCGGTTTTCGAACCCTCGTTCACCATCTCCTCGGCGCGAAGCAAATCCCTGGGTTCCAAACCGGCGAAGGCTTGCACGAAGCTCGCTGCGGTTCGGTAGACGAACGTTTGCCCGTTTTGTTCGGCAGATTGAGCGGCGAACACAAAGGCTTCGATGTCTCGCATGGAAGCTGCGTTGACGATGCACACCGATCCCGGCGGCAAATCGGACAAGCGAGTTTGAAGCGGATTCAGGTCCGACGAACGCAGTTCATTGAGCCCGACCGATACGATCTGGTTGGGATCGAGCTTTCCATCGTGCTTCTCCGCGACCCAACGTTTCAGGTCGCTGTTCTGAAATCCAAACGCTGCATCCTTGGCGAACGGAGTTTCCGCGGCGGGAATCAGTGCTTCTCCTTCGGCGACATAGTGGATGTCGCCGATCGTGTAGCGACCGCCTTGAAGGAAGAATGGGGCGATCACGTGAACCGCCTCGGACGTTCCAACCGCGGTCGCGATCGCATCAACTTCAGCGGGGTAATGGCCTCGAAGCGTGGAATCGCTGCGACTGACCACGACAAATCGCTGTTTGGTTTGCCGTGCGGCCTCGATCAGATTTTTGCCAATTTCTTGGGCTAGTTGAACCGCATCAGGTTCCGTCATCGACCGTGAATTCGTGAGCACATAGAACAGATCAGCGGGAGAATCCAACGCTGCGGCCAATTCATCGACGCCCCAGGTGGTCAAAACAGGAGTGTCGTAAACCGTTTGTGTCCCGGTGGGATCATCGTCCAGGACAACAATCTTGCGGTTCGACCGCTGGTTGTTTTCGCGAATCTGGGGAAGCAACGATTCGGAGCGTTCTTCCGCGATGCCTTGGATTGCATCCGAGAGAGTTTGTGTCATGGGAATTGGAGCGAAGAAGGCGAATGAAGGTTCAAGATTTCAAGCATTTCATGGATCGATCGGGCAATCCAAGAGAGCGAACGCACGACACGGTGCACCATCGCCGCCAGCCACCTTGAGCGGCATGGCGCCAAACAAACAATGGGGCTCGGTGATCGCGTCGAGGTTGGTCAGTCCCTCGACAATGATCACGTTGCCGCCCAGCAAAATCTGATGGATCTCCGTCACCGCTGGCAGATCGTTGACATCCGCAACCGACGGTGGTTCCACGCCCACCAAGCGAACTTTTCGATTGACCATCCAGCGGGCCAGGTCAGGACTGATCGGCTGAAAGTTGTCTCGGTAGTACCTCGGATCGCTCACATGCTGACTCCACCTCGTTCGCAGCAACAATGCATCTCCCGCCGGAAAGGTCTCTGCGAGTTCACCGAGGTGCGAGATCTCAATCGGGGTTCTGGGAGGCAGGTGTGCCAAATCGACGATCCACGCATTGCCAATGCAATCTTGCAACGGAATTTGATCAATCGTTTGCTCGCTCGCTTCAAAGTGCAGCGGCGCATCCATGTGAGTGCCGCAGTGCGAATACAGATGCAGCGTGCTTGCGTTCCAACCGTCTTCGGCCAGCGTGAACTTGCTCTCCGATTCAAAGCCTCGCATCCCAGGTTCCAGACGCAATGTCAGGTCGATGACTTTCATTCTTGGGGCGTCTCCCAACATCCAGATTGTGACGAAGTGTACATGGCTTCCTGAACCGCCAAGCTTTTCAGGTAGCTCGCTCCATCGGTTTC encodes:
- a CDS encoding ABC transporter permease, whose translation is MNWRPYFAVVWDSFHAAMASRVLWAAMLAIWILLAMLAPIGVREDYTTTFRFFDVYNGTRMKAMLAQGMVDPDQKDAPLGRIAAAMPEELSRKLQRVGEGDEVRIPLPMLTDALNELIDQDFKLATNAPDADEESGETSEKASDSRHWYDAQAWQETVRLRELRELDEKPAEELADSLIRRRARLRIEAALPGVFEARSARSVLLTYGTLDFPTGFEIDRTQFESLFNQFVIPTLVHWLLGFVLVFLGVLVTASMIPDMLQTGSLHLLLSKPVSRPALLLAKFVGGCAFVFLCVAQLVIGLYLIAGMRLEIWNPRILWCIPVAVFLFAVFFSVSVPAGLKWRSPIISIAAAGALAAICLVFSIIAGVFDTRIVQPERISGLVRAGDDLISVTNGGGLNRMDEDQQQWVPVIESKAMSNDRVLRPVAIDDDHVLTARIRNGKFNPFGSGSLDLIVLARDNDWKPQPGLRLPTATERLIPIGLTDKSGSGQTLAVNTADLLITQNRDILSSIGKQVKEESDDPDSDSDGGADGRSPRGQSADSIGAWLSTLVTMQGGATEEFVSILPRNVALSPPIRLAVPLDAADLNGESASESTRLLILNGSQLQQLVPDGDPTENVWQRDLTADLPRSDTPLPPVLAASNRYVVASTGDEVARVFTTKDLSEIFAGDWPDDIAPLSLHAVAEDLFLVVTTEGSGHLLRVVEKQGDEPGSENHPLQVVATLPVDEIETAMVEFTPDSSVVQLVVAHDVDRVSEFHVSSQADTADLSVVRSIEPKRSFWRRVDRYGIGLLELLTPQVLALGDTTAGMVSGKKAFIVGGGDMEAGEVVRYGIATPIISCGVFIAVMLTLSCVYFARSDF
- a CDS encoding response regulator — its product is MDDDTIVLRVLRRSMEDNYDVETAESGQRALEILRSSEPISCVVSDMRMPAMDGIELVQTIAIEWPEVPCIILTGNQDEESERRAINESNVFRLMNKPSPRIEIIEAIESALQHRREKRLPPSSNSPFTVSA
- a CDS encoding PAS domain S-box protein, with product MQRTILLSILIACIGVFATVATVEMVRQSALRHDRQRFDHMADRLQGEFQRRMQQSELGLIAVQCLFSANEQVEYSDFIRLLSQIDREDEFLGAEAFGYLAVVPDTAEATQQLNAELVASGLNPLRVTTHEAAGLHFNDVETDKLIPGRFIIKFVQPNTRFDCAVGLDLGEDRLRRETAERSARTGMACITPRLQLMGSDPDESGFLFMMPHYRGTPRTEAERLNSIVGWVGMALDGASVFENLEAATGNELGYRLFIQEGLHSQFQLASSQSDSSESSLGFQRRTSELIAGQLWNVEVFPTKDFATTVHSLVWTIAVGGGCFTLVVFILVLTLSTHAYRAQKLASHMLVDLRRLAMVAERTTNEVVITDVDRKITWVNEGFIRNTGYQLSEVEGQSPGDIFQCNDTDPNTLQLIQEALANQKGFCGELLNQRKDGTRYWVYLDIQPLLDDDGEQVGFLAIKNDVTEAHEAAARIKRVNERMEYALDGGQMSIWDWDISKGRIVYDSRGYEVTGHHSPEGGDPANVWFERIHPEDLAQVESEINRCISGEKEGFVIEWRCMQENGDFSWLFARGHVVQRDEAGQATYVAGTTMEINERKRVELALVESQKRSQAVFNSSQDAIVFLSNGELLDCNPRTLELFGFESLRDMARFDLVSLSPELQPDGKRSDVEASKIMDLLNTDGKIHFEWTHMSNDGRCFDCDISVVSFNLSGQVYQQAVLRDISNKKEMQRQLSQTQKLESIGQLAAGVAHEINTPMQCVFGNVEYLNMAFDKAFQLINTYRELRDDSEPSELAKEVVQKAELGCRFDSLQHNITESIQEAHDAANRVIDIVRAMKTMSHPGTSAKSTTDLNRLIRDATIVARNHWKYVASLELNLDDAVHSLPVFPAQMSQVILNLVVNSADAIAEGREQESSELGVISVSTQMAEDHVRITVMDTGNGMSESVRSRVFDPFFTTKDVGKGTGQGMAIAYDVIVNQHGGTIQVDSSPGQGACFTILLPIEVETKPVIGDLSESSGGLSVAVGASQFQS
- a CDS encoding VOC family protein; its protein translation is MSETPLFKKLDHIAIVVRDTDEALAFYRDQLGLPVVVDEYIQSGNVRLTHLDMGNLHLQLVQPLTDDHPLMDHLNQNGEGLHHLCFETTDVGQTFAELPARRMTPKNETPHDGVLSKKAGFIDPATTRGVIWEMTGPQ
- a CDS encoding four-carbon acid sugar kinase family protein, whose amino-acid sequence is MTQTLSDAIQGIAEERSESLLPQIRENNQRSNRKIVVLDDDPTGTQTVYDTPVLTTWGVDELAAALDSPADLFYVLTNSRSMTEPDAVQLAQEIGKNLIEAARQTKQRFVVVSRSDSTLRGHYPAEVDAIATAVGTSEAVHVIAPFFLQGGRYTIGDIHYVAEGEALIPAAETPFAKDAAFGFQNSDLKRWVAEKHDGKLDPNQIVSVGLNELRSSDLNPLQTRLSDLPPGSVCIVNAASMRDIEAFVFAAQSAEQNGQTFVYRTAASFVQAFAGLEPRDLLRAEEMVNEGSKTGLVVVGSYVPKTTEQLRCLLDNESDLTSVVLDVDKLLGDESESYLQEIVTAVNDGLENFNVVLSSSRKLVTGTDAAASLAIGNQVSKALVSVVSSLTQRPRFLIAKGGITSSDVATKGLGAKHATVLGQILPGVPVWKMPADSHLPGIAYVVFPGNVGGPNALLEAFQKLKA
- a CDS encoding cyclase family protein, translating into MKVIDLTLRLEPGMRGFESESKFTLAEDGWNASTLHLYSHCGTHMDAPLHFEASEQTIDQIPLQDCIGNAWIVDLAHLPPRTPIEISHLGELAETFPAGDALLLRTRWSQHVSDPRYYRDNFQPISPDLARWMVNRKVRLVGVEPPSVADVNDLPAVTEIHQILLGGNVIIVEGLTNLDAITEPHCLFGAMPLKVAGGDGAPCRAFALLDCPIDP